From a region of the Salarias fasciatus chromosome 6, fSalaFa1.1, whole genome shotgun sequence genome:
- the casp3a gene encoding caspase-3a, producing MSENGSGPEKDCVDAKQDGGQLSTASLPDSVPMDVDAKSQSRSFRYSLDFPSMGQCIIINNKNFDRRTGMNQRNGTDVDAANAMKVFAKFGYKVKVYNDQTVDQLKQVLIAASKDDHSRSASFICVLLSHGDEGVFFGTDGSIELKRLTMLFRGDRCKSLAGKPKLFFIQACRGTDLDPGIETDSIDDGPTKIPVEADFLYAFSTAPGYYSWRNTMTGSWFMQSLCEMISKYGKELELLHIMTRVNHKVAVEFESVSNSPGFNAKKQIPCIVSMLTKEMYFSP from the exons ATGTCTGAGAACGGATCCGGACCCGAGAAGGACTGCGTGGACGCGAagcaggacggaggacagct ATCCACGGCCTCTCTGCCTGATTCTGTCCCCATGGACGTGGATGCCAAGTCCCAGTCCCGCAGCTTCAGGTACAGCCTGGACTTCCCCAGCATGGGCCAGTGcatcatcatcaacaacaaGAACTTCGACAGGAGGACAG gCATGAATCAGCGAAATGGTACAGATGTGGATGCAGCCAACGCCATGAAGGTGTTTGCAAAGTTTGGTTATAAAGTGAAAGTTTACAACGACCAGACGGTTGATCAGCTGAAGCAGGTTTTAATTGCTG CGTCGAAGGATGATCACAGCCGCTCGGCCTCGTTCATCTGCGTTCTGCTGAGTCACGGAGACGAGGGCGTGTTCTTTGGTACGGACGGCTCCATCGAGCTCAAGCGCCTCACAATGCTATTTCGAGGCGATCGCTGCAAGTCGCTGGCGGGAAAGCCCAAACTCTTCTTCATCCAG GCCTGCAGAGGCACTGATCTGGATCCTGGCATTGAAACGGACAGCATTGATGACGGCCCAACCAAGATCCCTGTGGAGGCGGACTTCCTGTATGCCTTCTCTACCGCTCCAG GCTACTACTCATGGAGAAACACGATGACGGGGTCCTGGTTCATGCAATCTCTGTGCGAAATGATCAGCAAATACGGGAAAGAGCTGGAACTCCTGCACATCATGACTCGAGTCAACCACAAGGTGGCAGTAGAGTTTGAGTCTGTGTCCAACTCACCAGGCTTTAATGCAAAGAAACAAATCCCCTGCATTGTGTCAATGCTGACCAAAGAGATGTATTTTTCTCCTTAA
- the LOC115390406 gene encoding oxysterol-binding protein 1-like isoform X3 — protein MAEPKPPTPTPGDTYKGWLFKWTNYIKGYQRRWFVLSNGLLSYYRTQAEMGHTCRGTINLATANIVVEDSCNFVISNGGAQTYHLKANSEVERQRWITALELAKAKAVHMQAESDDSGDECPAVPPTSGQGGGARNSEIQSTLRTLSSKVEDLSTCNDLIVKHGSALQRSLSELEGIRVGGDMGEKFRQVTERATLFRITSNAMINACRDFLSLAQTHSKRWQKALQTERDQRIRLEETLEQLAKQHNHLERAFRGATVLAPSLSNPNLANKGASGKGDASDEDEENEFFDAMEDPAEFITIPADPKYHRRSGSNVSGLSSEIGMDDQSVNFDEQSLASNPESPQPLELEPVRQRRTRIPDKPNYYLNLWSIMKNCIGKELSKIPMPVNFNEPLSMLQRLSEDLEYFELLDKGAKCQSSLEQMCYVAAFTVSSYSTTVHRTGKPFNPLLGETFELDRLRDCGYRSLCEQVSHHPPAAAHHAISEKGWTLRQEITLASKFRGKYLSIMPLGSIQCIFDKSENHYSWKKVTTTVHNIIVGKLWIDQSGEIDVINHKTGDRCHLKFAPYSYFSRDVPRKVTGVVTDKDGKAHYVLSGTWDEKMEFSRIMQSSKGENGTEGKQRTVYQTLKAKEIWRKNPLPEGAENMYFFSSLALTLNESEDGVAPTDSRRRPDQRLMEDGRWDEANAEKQRLEEKQRTTRREREREAVKAASSPEEGTHSDNYQALWFEKIDDPVSGETLHVYKGGYWEAKDQGSWDMCPDIF, from the exons ATGGCAGAACCTAAACCACCTACTCCGACCCCTGGAGACACATACAAAGGTTGGCTCTTCAAATGGACCAACTACATAAAAGGTTACCAGAGACGGTGGTTTGTTCTCAGCAATGGACTGCTCTCTTATTATAG GACCCAGGCTGAAATGGGTCACACATGTCGAGGCACGATCAACTTGGCCACAGCAAACATTGTTGTGGAGGACTCGTGCAATTTTGTTATTTCCAACGGAGGGGCACAGACCTATCACTTGAAGGCAAACTCAGAAGTAGAGCGCCAGCGATGGATCACTGCCCTGGAACTCGCCAAGGCAAAAGCTGTTCACATGCAGGCTGAATCTG ATGACTCGGGTGATGAGTGTCCTGCAGTCCCCCCGACCTCAGGACAGGGTGGAGGCGCCCGCAACTCAGAAATACAGTCTACGCTGCGCACCCTCAGTAGCAAGGTGGAAGACCTGAGCACCTGCAATGATCTCATTGTGAAGCATGGGTCCGCCCTCCAAAG GTCTTTGTCAGAACTGGAGGGGATTCGTGTTGGAGGTGACATGGGGGAAAAGTTCCGACAAGTCACAGAGAGGGCCACACTGTTTCGAATCACCTCCAACGCCATGATAAAT GCTTGTAGAGACTTCCTGTCACTGGCCCAGACCCACAGTAAGCGCTGGCAGAAGGCCTTACAGACTGAAAGAGACCAGCGGATACGGCTGGAGGAGACCCTGGAGCAGCTCGCTAAGCAGCACAACCACTTGGAAAGAGCCTTCAGAGGAGCCACAGTTCTGGCTCCTTCACTTAGCAATCCAAACTTAGCTAATAAAG GTGCGTCAGGAAAAGGAGACGCCAGtgatgaggatgaagaaaaTGAGTTCTTTGATGCTATGGAGGACCCAGCTGAATTTATTACGATACCTGCTGATCCCAAGTATCACAG GAGATCTGGCAGCAACGTGAGTGGACTCAGCAGTGAGATCGGAATGGACGACCAGTCGGTAAAC TTCGATGAACAGTCTTTGGCATCCAATCCAGAATCTCCACAGCCTCTGGAGCTTGAACCGGTCAGACAAAGACGAACTCGAATCCCGGACAAGCCCAACTATTACCTCAATCTCTGGAGCATTATGAAGAACTGTATTGGAAAGGAGCTTTCAAAAATACCCATGCCT GTGAACTTCAATGAACCCTTGTCGATGCTCCAGCGCCTGTCTGAAGACCTGGAGTACTTCGAGCTCCTGGATAAGGGGGCGAAGTGTCAGAGCTCCCTGGAGCAGATGTGCTATGTGGCAGCTTTCACAGTGTCGTCCTATTCCACCACGGTTCACCGCACAGGAAAGCCCTTCAACCCACTGCTGGGAGAAACCTTTGAGCTGGATCGACTCCGAGACTGTGGCTACCGCTCTCTCTGTGAACAG GTGAGTCACCACCCGCCTGCCGCTGCTCACCATGCCATCTCAGAGAAGGGCTGGACCCTCAGACAGGAGATCACTCTGGCCAGCAAGTTCAGAGGAAAATACCTCTCCATCATGCCCTTGG GGTCGATCCAGTGTATATTTGATAAGAGCGAAAATCACTACTCTTGGAAAAAAGTGACCACAACAGTACACAACATAATTGTTGGGAAATTATGGATTGATCAG TCTGGAGAAATAGACGTGATCAACCACAAGACAGGAGATCGCTGCCACCTCAAGTTTGCTCCTTACAGCTATTTTTCCAGAGATGTACCAAGAAAG GTAACAGGAGTCGTAACTGACAAGGACGGGAAGGCTCACTACGTGCTGTCAGGAACGTGGGATGAGAAAATGGAGTTTTCCAGAATAATGCAGAGCAGTAAAGGCGAGAACGGCACTGAAGGCAAACAGCGGACGGTGTATCAGACCCTCAAAGCCAAAGAAATCTGGAGAAAGAACCCTTTACC GGAGGGAGCGGAGAACATGTATTTCTTCTCCTCCCTGGCCTTGACGCTTAATGAATCTGAAGACGGAGTGGCTCCAACGGACAGTCGAAGACGCCCCGACCAGCGATTAATGGAGGACGGCAGGTGGGACGAGGCGAACGCAGAGAAGCAGAGGCTCGAAGAGAAACAGCGCACCACGCGCAGAGAGCGGGAAAGGGAGGCCGTCAAAGCAGCGAGCTCGCCCGAGGAAG GCACCCACTCCGACAACTACCAGGCCCTGTGGTTCGAGAAGATCGACGACCCGGTGTCCGGAGAGACGCTGCACGTCTACAAGGGGGGCTACTGGGAGGCCAAGGACCAGGGGAGCTGGGACATGTGTCCCGATATCTTCTGA
- the LOC115390406 gene encoding oxysterol-binding protein 1-like isoform X2, translated as MAEPKPPTPTPGDTYKGWLFKWTNYIKGYQRRWFVLSNGLLSYYRTQAEMGHTCRGTINLATANIVVEDSCNFVISNGGAQTYHLKANSEVERQRWITALELAKAKAVHMQAESDDSGDECPAVPPTSGQGGGARNSEIQSTLRTLSSKVEDLSTCNDLIVKHGSALQRSLSELEGIRVGGDMGEKFRQVTERATLFRITSNAMINACRDFLSLAQTHSKRWQKALQTERDQRIRLEETLEQLAKQHNHLERAFRGATVLAPSLSNPNLANKGASGKGDASDEDEENEFFDAMEDPAEFITIPADPKYHRRSGSNVSGLSSEIGMDDQSFDEQSLASNPESPQPLELEPVRQRRTRIPDKPNYYLNLWSIMKNCIGKELSKIPMPVNFNEPLSMLQRLSEDLEYFELLDKGAKCQSSLEQMCYVAAFTVSSYSTTVHRTGKPFNPLLGETFELDRLRDCGYRSLCEQVSHHPPAAAHHAISEKGWTLRQEITLASKFRGKYLSIMPLGSIQCIFDKSENHYSWKKVTTTVHNIIVGKLWIDQSGEIDVINHKTGDRCHLKFAPYSYFSRDVPRKVTGVVTDKDGKAHYVLSGTWDEKMEFSRIMQSSKGENGTEGKQRTVYQTLKAKEIWRKNPLPEGAENMYFFSSLALTLNESEDGVAPTDSRRRPDQRLMEDGRWDEANAEKQRLEEKQRTTRREREREAVKAASSPEEAVTEDSMNDSSLKTETVETATEASEVSDETDTEDSPPHTPVASPNGPPLSPYLSKYFHHNLTNIQLYHITVLAAL; from the exons ATGGCAGAACCTAAACCACCTACTCCGACCCCTGGAGACACATACAAAGGTTGGCTCTTCAAATGGACCAACTACATAAAAGGTTACCAGAGACGGTGGTTTGTTCTCAGCAATGGACTGCTCTCTTATTATAG GACCCAGGCTGAAATGGGTCACACATGTCGAGGCACGATCAACTTGGCCACAGCAAACATTGTTGTGGAGGACTCGTGCAATTTTGTTATTTCCAACGGAGGGGCACAGACCTATCACTTGAAGGCAAACTCAGAAGTAGAGCGCCAGCGATGGATCACTGCCCTGGAACTCGCCAAGGCAAAAGCTGTTCACATGCAGGCTGAATCTG ATGACTCGGGTGATGAGTGTCCTGCAGTCCCCCCGACCTCAGGACAGGGTGGAGGCGCCCGCAACTCAGAAATACAGTCTACGCTGCGCACCCTCAGTAGCAAGGTGGAAGACCTGAGCACCTGCAATGATCTCATTGTGAAGCATGGGTCCGCCCTCCAAAG GTCTTTGTCAGAACTGGAGGGGATTCGTGTTGGAGGTGACATGGGGGAAAAGTTCCGACAAGTCACAGAGAGGGCCACACTGTTTCGAATCACCTCCAACGCCATGATAAAT GCTTGTAGAGACTTCCTGTCACTGGCCCAGACCCACAGTAAGCGCTGGCAGAAGGCCTTACAGACTGAAAGAGACCAGCGGATACGGCTGGAGGAGACCCTGGAGCAGCTCGCTAAGCAGCACAACCACTTGGAAAGAGCCTTCAGAGGAGCCACAGTTCTGGCTCCTTCACTTAGCAATCCAAACTTAGCTAATAAAG GTGCGTCAGGAAAAGGAGACGCCAGtgatgaggatgaagaaaaTGAGTTCTTTGATGCTATGGAGGACCCAGCTGAATTTATTACGATACCTGCTGATCCCAAGTATCACAG GAGATCTGGCAGCAACGTGAGTGGACTCAGCAGTGAGATCGGAATGGACGACCAGTCG TTCGATGAACAGTCTTTGGCATCCAATCCAGAATCTCCACAGCCTCTGGAGCTTGAACCGGTCAGACAAAGACGAACTCGAATCCCGGACAAGCCCAACTATTACCTCAATCTCTGGAGCATTATGAAGAACTGTATTGGAAAGGAGCTTTCAAAAATACCCATGCCT GTGAACTTCAATGAACCCTTGTCGATGCTCCAGCGCCTGTCTGAAGACCTGGAGTACTTCGAGCTCCTGGATAAGGGGGCGAAGTGTCAGAGCTCCCTGGAGCAGATGTGCTATGTGGCAGCTTTCACAGTGTCGTCCTATTCCACCACGGTTCACCGCACAGGAAAGCCCTTCAACCCACTGCTGGGAGAAACCTTTGAGCTGGATCGACTCCGAGACTGTGGCTACCGCTCTCTCTGTGAACAG GTGAGTCACCACCCGCCTGCCGCTGCTCACCATGCCATCTCAGAGAAGGGCTGGACCCTCAGACAGGAGATCACTCTGGCCAGCAAGTTCAGAGGAAAATACCTCTCCATCATGCCCTTGG GGTCGATCCAGTGTATATTTGATAAGAGCGAAAATCACTACTCTTGGAAAAAAGTGACCACAACAGTACACAACATAATTGTTGGGAAATTATGGATTGATCAG TCTGGAGAAATAGACGTGATCAACCACAAGACAGGAGATCGCTGCCACCTCAAGTTTGCTCCTTACAGCTATTTTTCCAGAGATGTACCAAGAAAG GTAACAGGAGTCGTAACTGACAAGGACGGGAAGGCTCACTACGTGCTGTCAGGAACGTGGGATGAGAAAATGGAGTTTTCCAGAATAATGCAGAGCAGTAAAGGCGAGAACGGCACTGAAGGCAAACAGCGGACGGTGTATCAGACCCTCAAAGCCAAAGAAATCTGGAGAAAGAACCCTTTACC GGAGGGAGCGGAGAACATGTATTTCTTCTCCTCCCTGGCCTTGACGCTTAATGAATCTGAAGACGGAGTGGCTCCAACGGACAGTCGAAGACGCCCCGACCAGCGATTAATGGAGGACGGCAGGTGGGACGAGGCGAACGCAGAGAAGCAGAGGCTCGAAGAGAAACAGCGCACCACGCGCAGAGAGCGGGAAAGGGAGGCCGTCAAAGCAGCGAGCTCGCCCGAGGAAG CTGTCACTGAGGATTCAATGAATGACTCGTCTCTGAAAA CTGAAACAGTTGAGACCGCCACGGAAGCGAGTGAGGTTTCTGATGAAA CTGACACAGAGGATTCTCCCCCTCACACACCCGTTGCAT CCCCTAACGGACCTCCACTCTCCCCTTATCTAAGCAAGTATTTTCACCATAATTTAACAAACATACAGTTGTATCATATCACAGTTCTAGCAGCTTTGTAG
- the LOC115390406 gene encoding oxysterol-binding protein 1-like isoform X1, translating to MAEPKPPTPTPGDTYKGWLFKWTNYIKGYQRRWFVLSNGLLSYYRTQAEMGHTCRGTINLATANIVVEDSCNFVISNGGAQTYHLKANSEVERQRWITALELAKAKAVHMQAESDDSGDECPAVPPTSGQGGGARNSEIQSTLRTLSSKVEDLSTCNDLIVKHGSALQRSLSELEGIRVGGDMGEKFRQVTERATLFRITSNAMINACRDFLSLAQTHSKRWQKALQTERDQRIRLEETLEQLAKQHNHLERAFRGATVLAPSLSNPNLANKGASGKGDASDEDEENEFFDAMEDPAEFITIPADPKYHRRSGSNVSGLSSEIGMDDQSVNFDEQSLASNPESPQPLELEPVRQRRTRIPDKPNYYLNLWSIMKNCIGKELSKIPMPVNFNEPLSMLQRLSEDLEYFELLDKGAKCQSSLEQMCYVAAFTVSSYSTTVHRTGKPFNPLLGETFELDRLRDCGYRSLCEQVSHHPPAAAHHAISEKGWTLRQEITLASKFRGKYLSIMPLGSIQCIFDKSENHYSWKKVTTTVHNIIVGKLWIDQSGEIDVINHKTGDRCHLKFAPYSYFSRDVPRKVTGVVTDKDGKAHYVLSGTWDEKMEFSRIMQSSKGENGTEGKQRTVYQTLKAKEIWRKNPLPEGAENMYFFSSLALTLNESEDGVAPTDSRRRPDQRLMEDGRWDEANAEKQRLEEKQRTTRREREREAVKAASSPEEAVTEDSMNDSSLKTETVETATEASEVSDETDTEDSPPHTPVASPNGPPLSPYLSKYFHHNLTNIQLYHITVLAAL from the exons ATGGCAGAACCTAAACCACCTACTCCGACCCCTGGAGACACATACAAAGGTTGGCTCTTCAAATGGACCAACTACATAAAAGGTTACCAGAGACGGTGGTTTGTTCTCAGCAATGGACTGCTCTCTTATTATAG GACCCAGGCTGAAATGGGTCACACATGTCGAGGCACGATCAACTTGGCCACAGCAAACATTGTTGTGGAGGACTCGTGCAATTTTGTTATTTCCAACGGAGGGGCACAGACCTATCACTTGAAGGCAAACTCAGAAGTAGAGCGCCAGCGATGGATCACTGCCCTGGAACTCGCCAAGGCAAAAGCTGTTCACATGCAGGCTGAATCTG ATGACTCGGGTGATGAGTGTCCTGCAGTCCCCCCGACCTCAGGACAGGGTGGAGGCGCCCGCAACTCAGAAATACAGTCTACGCTGCGCACCCTCAGTAGCAAGGTGGAAGACCTGAGCACCTGCAATGATCTCATTGTGAAGCATGGGTCCGCCCTCCAAAG GTCTTTGTCAGAACTGGAGGGGATTCGTGTTGGAGGTGACATGGGGGAAAAGTTCCGACAAGTCACAGAGAGGGCCACACTGTTTCGAATCACCTCCAACGCCATGATAAAT GCTTGTAGAGACTTCCTGTCACTGGCCCAGACCCACAGTAAGCGCTGGCAGAAGGCCTTACAGACTGAAAGAGACCAGCGGATACGGCTGGAGGAGACCCTGGAGCAGCTCGCTAAGCAGCACAACCACTTGGAAAGAGCCTTCAGAGGAGCCACAGTTCTGGCTCCTTCACTTAGCAATCCAAACTTAGCTAATAAAG GTGCGTCAGGAAAAGGAGACGCCAGtgatgaggatgaagaaaaTGAGTTCTTTGATGCTATGGAGGACCCAGCTGAATTTATTACGATACCTGCTGATCCCAAGTATCACAG GAGATCTGGCAGCAACGTGAGTGGACTCAGCAGTGAGATCGGAATGGACGACCAGTCGGTAAAC TTCGATGAACAGTCTTTGGCATCCAATCCAGAATCTCCACAGCCTCTGGAGCTTGAACCGGTCAGACAAAGACGAACTCGAATCCCGGACAAGCCCAACTATTACCTCAATCTCTGGAGCATTATGAAGAACTGTATTGGAAAGGAGCTTTCAAAAATACCCATGCCT GTGAACTTCAATGAACCCTTGTCGATGCTCCAGCGCCTGTCTGAAGACCTGGAGTACTTCGAGCTCCTGGATAAGGGGGCGAAGTGTCAGAGCTCCCTGGAGCAGATGTGCTATGTGGCAGCTTTCACAGTGTCGTCCTATTCCACCACGGTTCACCGCACAGGAAAGCCCTTCAACCCACTGCTGGGAGAAACCTTTGAGCTGGATCGACTCCGAGACTGTGGCTACCGCTCTCTCTGTGAACAG GTGAGTCACCACCCGCCTGCCGCTGCTCACCATGCCATCTCAGAGAAGGGCTGGACCCTCAGACAGGAGATCACTCTGGCCAGCAAGTTCAGAGGAAAATACCTCTCCATCATGCCCTTGG GGTCGATCCAGTGTATATTTGATAAGAGCGAAAATCACTACTCTTGGAAAAAAGTGACCACAACAGTACACAACATAATTGTTGGGAAATTATGGATTGATCAG TCTGGAGAAATAGACGTGATCAACCACAAGACAGGAGATCGCTGCCACCTCAAGTTTGCTCCTTACAGCTATTTTTCCAGAGATGTACCAAGAAAG GTAACAGGAGTCGTAACTGACAAGGACGGGAAGGCTCACTACGTGCTGTCAGGAACGTGGGATGAGAAAATGGAGTTTTCCAGAATAATGCAGAGCAGTAAAGGCGAGAACGGCACTGAAGGCAAACAGCGGACGGTGTATCAGACCCTCAAAGCCAAAGAAATCTGGAGAAAGAACCCTTTACC GGAGGGAGCGGAGAACATGTATTTCTTCTCCTCCCTGGCCTTGACGCTTAATGAATCTGAAGACGGAGTGGCTCCAACGGACAGTCGAAGACGCCCCGACCAGCGATTAATGGAGGACGGCAGGTGGGACGAGGCGAACGCAGAGAAGCAGAGGCTCGAAGAGAAACAGCGCACCACGCGCAGAGAGCGGGAAAGGGAGGCCGTCAAAGCAGCGAGCTCGCCCGAGGAAG CTGTCACTGAGGATTCAATGAATGACTCGTCTCTGAAAA CTGAAACAGTTGAGACCGCCACGGAAGCGAGTGAGGTTTCTGATGAAA CTGACACAGAGGATTCTCCCCCTCACACACCCGTTGCAT CCCCTAACGGACCTCCACTCTCCCCTTATCTAAGCAAGTATTTTCACCATAATTTAACAAACATACAGTTGTATCATATCACAGTTCTAGCAGCTTTGTAG
- the sart1 gene encoding U4/U6.U5 tri-snRNP-associated protein 1: MGSSKKHKEKSRDKEVEDRRREHKKHRHKERERETSDRDGNRDKDKRKRSRSRERSRREPRGKSDRSAGEPRVKKEKVDAGYEEGGGDVGPQSASGDASLSIEETNKLRAKLGLKPLELNENKKELGTKEEPIVAETINPVVIQQQREMKEKLAAIKEKRLLNQKLGKVKTLGEDEDLDAAEWVERSRKMAKEKEMAEKRAKLLQEMDEEFGVSNLVEEEFAQTKQFAYTSRDLKGLKVQHKVESFNEGQTVILTLEDKGVLEEKEDVLVNVGLVDKEKAEKNVELKKKKPDYKPYEEEESVDDMVTFKSRSVLSKYDEEIEGEKKKSFRLSTGGFADGERERELQAMKERLRNQAQSLEMPSLSLASEYFTPQEMVGFKKTKRRVKKIRKKDKLSTAEELVDDTRSSDFGSRSRGRGRKQLEEEGVEQVQLEETKLPQDAPQMSDDIRMAEMDISDEEDFTPPDPVGIEEDEAEQELQKQLEKQRKLKQKQLVKDSGEKVAEQIKRLDKGGGENDPERRNNIVFNATSEFCRTLGDIPTYGLSGNREDQEDIMDFEQEEEKDDAGDSDSEMDENVGWSTVNLDEEQKQPDFSTASATILDEEPIVNSGLAAALLLCKNKGLLDTQMQKVARVKAPKGALPNDNYCIEDKMGFDDKYSRREEYRGFTQDFKEKDGYKPDVKIEYVDESGRKLTPKEAFRQLSHRFHGKGSGKMKTERRMKKLEEEALLKKMSSSDTPLGTVALLQEKQKSQKTPYIVLSGSGKSMNANTITK, encoded by the coding sequence ATGGGATCGTCCAAGAAACATAAGGAAAAGAGCCGCGACAAGGAGGTTGAGGATCGCCGCCGAGAACACAAGAAACATCGCCAcaaggagcgagagagagagacgtctGACCGAGACGGGAATCGGGATAAAGACAAACGAAAACGCTCCAGGTCCAGGGAGAGGAGCAGGCGAGAGCCCCGCGGAAAATCTGACAGGAGTGCCGGTGAGCCCCGAGTAAAGAAGGAGAAAGTAGATGCTGGATATGAGGAAGGCGGTGGAGATGTGGGGCCTCAGTCCGCCAGCGGAGATGCGTCTCTCAGCATTGAGGAAACCAACAAGCTCAGAGCAAAGCTGGGCCTGAAGCCCCTCGAgttaaatgagaataaaaaagaGCTCGGCACCAAAGAGGAGCCGATCGTGGCTGAGACCATCAATCCTGTTGTCATCCAGCAACAAAGGGAGATGAAGGAAAAGCTTGCAGCCATTAAAGAGAAACGCCTCCTCAATCAGAAATTAGGAAAAGTCAAAACCCTAGGTGAAGACGAAGATCTGGATGCAGCCGAGTGGGTGGAGAGGAGCCGAAAGATGGCAAAAGAGAAGGAAATGGCCGAGAAGAGAGCTAAGCTTCTGCAGGAGATGGATGAAGAGTTTGGCGTCAGCAatctggtggaggaggaattTGCACAAACCAAACAGTTTGCATACACATCCCGAGACCTAAAGGGCCTGAAGGTGCAGCACAAGGTGGAATCCTTCAACGAGGGCCAGACTGTCATCCTGACCCTGGAGGACAAAGGTGTACTTGAGGAGAAAGAGGATGTGCTTGTGAACGTGGGGCTCGTCGACAAggaaaaagcagagaagaatgtggagttaaagaagaaaaagccaGACTACAAGCCgtatgaagaggaggagagtgtgGATGACATGGTGACGTTTAAATCACGCTCTGTGCTGTCAAAGTACGATGAAGAGATTGaaggggagaagaaaaagagtTTCCGACTGAGCACAGGCGGCTTTGCTGACGGGGAGCGTGAGCGAGAGCTGCAGGCTATGAAAGAAAGGCTCCGCAATCAGGCTCAGTCCCTGGAAATgccttctctctccctcgcctCAGAGTATTTCACACCCCAGGAAATGGTGGGcttcaaaaagacaaaaagacgCGTGAAGAAGATCAGGAAGAAGGACAAACTCTCAACTGCAGAAGAGCTTGTCGACGACACTCGCAGCTCTGATTTCGGTTCCAGGTCTCGAGGCAGAGGCcgcaaacagctggaggaggaaggtgtCGAACAAGTTCAGCTGGAAGAGACCAAACTCCCACAAGATGCCCCTCAAATGTCTGACGACATCAGGATGGCTGAAATGGACATCAGCGATGAAGAGGACTTTACACCTCCTGACCCAGTCGGCATCGAGGAGGACGAGgcagagcaggagctgcagaaacagctggagaagcagaggaagctgaagcagaagcagctCGTCAAAGACTCTGGGGAGAAAGTGGCAGAGCAGATTAAAAGGCTTGACAAAGGCGGCGGTGAAAATGACCCTGAGAGGAGgaacaacattgttttcaatgcCACGTCAGAGTTTTGCAGAACGCTGGGTGACATTCCCACTTATGGACTGTCAGGCAACagagaggaccaggaggatattATGGACTTTGagcaagaggaagagaaagacgaTGCCGGAGACTCAGATTCCGAAATGGATGAAAATGTTGGCTGGAGCACCGTTAACCTGGATGAAGAACAAAAGCAGCCTGATTTTTCCACAGCCTCCGCCACCATTTTGGACGAGGAGCCCATCGTCAACTCCGGCCTGGCTGCTGCCTTGCTGTTGTGCAAAAATAAAGGTCTGCTGGACACTCAAATGCAGAAGGTTGCTCGAGTCAAAGCCCCAAAAGGCGCCCTGCCCAACGACAACTACTGCATCGAGGACAAGATGGGCTTCGACGACAAGTACAGTCGCAGGGAAGAATACAGAGGCTTCACGCAAGACTTCAAGGAGAAAGACGGCTATAAGCCTGATGTTAAGATCGAGTATGTGGATGAGTCTGGGAGAAAACTCACACCGAAAGAAGCTTTCAGGCAGCTGTCGCATCGATTCCACGGGAAGGGCTCTGGAAAGATGAagacggagaggaggatgaaaaagctggaggaagaggcaCTGCTGAAGAAGATGAGCAGCAGCGACACTCCCCTGGGGACTGTGGCCTTGCTTCAAGAGAAGCAGAAGTCTCAGAAAACACCGTACATTGTGCTCAGCGGGAGTGGAAAGAGTATGAACGCAAACACCATTACAAAATAA